One Nostoc sp. UHCC 0302 DNA window includes the following coding sequences:
- a CDS encoding S-methyl-5'-thioadenosine phosphorylase — translation MVRARIGIIGGSGLYKMDALKDVEEVQVQTPFGSPSDALILGTLEGTRVAFLARHGRNHTLLPSELPFRANIYAMKQVGVEYLISASAVGSLKEEAKPLDMVVPDQFIDRTKNRVSTFFGEGIVAHIAFADPICKSLAGVLADAIASLNLPEITLHRGGTYVCMEGPAFSTKAESNLYRSWGATIIGMTNLPEAKLAKEAEIAYATLALVTDYDCWHPDHHSVTVEMVIGNLLRNAVNAQKVIQETVRRLSENPPPSDAHSALKYAILTNLDKAPVATKEKLGLLLQKYL, via the coding sequence ATGGTTAGAGCTAGGATTGGGATTATTGGTGGCAGCGGTCTGTATAAAATGGATGCGCTCAAAGATGTGGAAGAGGTACAAGTCCAGACTCCCTTTGGCTCACCATCTGATGCATTGATTCTGGGGACATTGGAAGGTACAAGGGTAGCTTTTTTGGCGCGTCATGGTCGCAACCACACATTGCTACCTTCTGAATTGCCGTTTCGCGCCAATATTTATGCGATGAAGCAAGTTGGCGTAGAATATCTGATTTCGGCTAGTGCTGTTGGTTCATTAAAAGAAGAGGCTAAACCACTGGATATGGTGGTTCCAGATCAATTTATTGATAGAACAAAAAATCGGGTTTCGACATTTTTTGGAGAGGGAATAGTCGCTCACATTGCCTTTGCTGACCCGATTTGTAAAAGTTTAGCTGGAGTTTTGGCAGATGCGATCGCTTCTCTAAATTTACCAGAAATCACTCTCCATCGCGGTGGTACTTATGTATGCATGGAAGGGCCAGCATTCTCGACGAAAGCGGAATCGAATCTTTACCGCAGTTGGGGTGCGACAATAATTGGGATGACGAATTTACCAGAGGCAAAGTTAGCCAAAGAAGCAGAAATTGCCTATGCAACCTTAGCACTGGTAACAGATTACGATTGTTGGCATCCAGATCATCATAGTGTGACGGTGGAAATGGTGATTGGGAATTTGCTGCGGAATGCAGTTAATGCTCAAAAGGTGATTCAAGAAACTGTGCGACGTTTAAGTGAAAATCCGCCACCTAGTGATGCACATTCGGCTTTGAAGTATGCGATTTTGACAAATTTGGATAAAGCACCTGTGGCGACGAAGGAAAAGTTAGGCTTACTGCTGCAAAAGTATTTATAG
- a CDS encoding ABC transporter ATP-binding protein: MRAGKNIKQKIQQTLHLLPALRLVWQSSPGWTIARIVLLIIQGILPVISIYLTKLIIDAVVANLNVADKTVAFRNVILWVILAGVVTLVSSICSSLSELVVTAHSQRVTDYMQGIINTKSIATDLEYYENPQYFDTLQRAQQEAPYRPPEILNRLAQVGQSSISLVAMVGLLLSLHWGIIGVLFMAALPALLVRLKYSRVMYHWQRKRTQPERQAMYLVWMLTSDQYAKEIRLFNLGEYFSKWYLRIRRQIYKEKIAIYTKRSAANFFAEAIAGLFIFAVYAFIVYQAIQGILRLGDLVLYHQALQRGQNDIRSLLVSVSNLYEDNLFLANLYEFLDLKPKLVDPSNPQPIPQPMQTGIVFNNVNFQYSTTTRQALKDINLTIKPGEVVALVGENGSGKTTLIKLLCRLYDPTSGSITIDGIDLSQYKMADLRREISVIFQDYAKYHLTAQENIWLGNIDLPAERESIITAARRSGADDVISKLPKGYDTMLGKLFDQGEELSIGQWQKVALARAFLRNSQVIVLDEPTSAMDPKAEYEVFEQFRQLIKNQAAILISHRLSTVKMADRIYVMAGGKIVESGTHDELMQMAGTYAYLFNTQAQQYR, encoded by the coding sequence ATGCGAGCAGGCAAAAACATCAAACAAAAAATCCAACAAACTTTACATCTTCTGCCTGCATTACGCTTAGTATGGCAAAGTAGTCCTGGTTGGACGATCGCTCGCATAGTATTGTTAATTATCCAAGGCATACTGCCTGTAATATCAATCTATCTCACCAAATTAATTATCGATGCAGTCGTTGCCAACCTGAATGTTGCTGATAAAACAGTTGCCTTTCGTAATGTCATACTCTGGGTTATTTTAGCTGGTGTTGTCACCCTTGTAAGTAGTATTTGCAGTTCTTTGTCGGAACTAGTCGTTACTGCCCACTCTCAGCGCGTAACTGACTATATGCAAGGAATTATTAATACTAAATCAATTGCAACTGACTTAGAGTACTACGAAAATCCTCAATATTTCGATACTTTACAACGAGCGCAGCAAGAAGCTCCTTACCGACCTCCCGAAATTCTCAATCGTTTAGCACAAGTTGGCCAGAGTAGTATTTCCTTGGTGGCGATGGTAGGCTTGCTGCTGTCGCTACATTGGGGAATCATCGGTGTTTTATTTATGGCGGCTCTACCAGCGCTACTGGTGCGGCTAAAATACAGTCGCGTCATGTATCATTGGCAGCGTAAACGCACACAGCCGGAACGGCAAGCAATGTACTTAGTTTGGATGCTGACATCAGACCAGTACGCTAAAGAAATTCGCTTATTTAATTTAGGCGAATACTTTAGTAAATGGTATCTCCGTATCCGACGACAAATATATAAAGAAAAGATAGCCATTTACACCAAACGCTCTGCGGCGAATTTCTTTGCAGAAGCGATCGCAGGTCTTTTTATCTTTGCTGTTTATGCTTTCATTGTCTATCAAGCTATCCAAGGCATTTTGCGTTTAGGTGATTTGGTACTTTATCACCAAGCATTGCAACGAGGGCAGAACGATATTAGAAGTTTGTTAGTTAGCGTGTCTAATCTTTATGAGGATAATTTATTTCTTGCTAATCTTTACGAATTCCTTGACCTGAAACCTAAGTTAGTTGATCCTTCAAATCCACAGCCAATACCCCAACCGATGCAAACTGGCATCGTTTTTAACAATGTAAATTTTCAATACTCTACTACTACCCGTCAGGCACTTAAAGATATCAACTTGACAATTAAACCGGGAGAAGTGGTGGCGCTAGTAGGGGAAAATGGCTCTGGGAAAACTACTTTAATTAAACTTTTATGCCGCTTATATGACCCCACTTCTGGCAGTATCACTATTGATGGTATTGACCTCAGTCAATATAAAATGGCAGATTTGCGCCGTGAAATCAGCGTGATTTTCCAAGACTACGCGAAGTATCACTTGACGGCACAAGAAAATATTTGGTTAGGTAATATTGATTTGCCAGCAGAGCGAGAAAGTATTATTACTGCTGCGCGTCGTTCTGGTGCTGATGACGTTATTAGCAAGTTACCTAAAGGTTATGACACCATGTTAGGTAAGTTGTTTGATCAAGGAGAAGAATTGAGTATTGGCCAGTGGCAAAAGGTCGCATTGGCGCGAGCATTTCTCCGCAATTCTCAGGTGATTGTTCTGGATGAACCGACCAGTGCAATGGATCCCAAAGCTGAATATGAAGTATTTGAACAGTTCCGTCAACTTATCAAAAATCAAGCTGCTATCCTAATCAGCCATCGCTTATCTACCGTCAAAATGGCCGATCGCATTTATGTCATGGCAGGTGGCAAAATTGTGGAGAGTGGCACTCATGACGAACTCATGCAGATGGCTGGGACTTATGCTTACTTGTTTAATACTCAAGCTCAACAGTATCGCTGA
- a CDS encoding serine kinase — translation MYNHTAYGLGICSALPLPELQSSTHIEADVVIRFGEINWSLPTPPPSWSYFEIDGEDAYLYWKVVGKFLVRSGKEIIIEPLPDVEESVIRLPLLGAVLGMLLHQRQFLVLHGSAVAVDGNAAVFLGRSGQGKSTMAATLYGRGHKLMADDVAAVDVNNASSPILVPGFPRIKLWPDAASAALGDDPETLRKIHPEVEKRDRPTFDNFLRTPLTLKRIYILSVGSTLQIKPLQPPAAVTQLIANSYIPMLIGQKFIRSANASVHLHQCTRLINNLPIYSLERPRSLELLPDVAHLVEKDLADKIQPAIA, via the coding sequence ATGTATAATCACACAGCTTATGGTTTGGGCATCTGCTCTGCTTTGCCTTTACCAGAATTACAAAGTTCAACACATATAGAAGCAGATGTAGTTATCCGCTTTGGAGAAATCAATTGGTCTTTACCTACGCCTCCCCCATCATGGAGTTACTTTGAGATAGATGGCGAAGATGCTTATTTATACTGGAAAGTAGTAGGTAAATTTTTAGTACGGTCTGGAAAAGAAATTATTATCGAACCCCTACCAGATGTAGAAGAGAGTGTGATTCGCCTTCCGTTGTTAGGAGCAGTCTTAGGAATGCTGCTTCACCAGCGGCAGTTTTTGGTGTTACATGGTAGCGCTGTGGCTGTCGATGGGAATGCTGCTGTCTTTTTGGGGCGATCGGGGCAAGGTAAGTCTACTATGGCTGCAACCTTGTATGGACGAGGACATAAACTAATGGCAGATGATGTAGCTGCTGTAGATGTTAACAACGCCAGCAGCCCAATATTAGTTCCAGGATTTCCGCGGATCAAGCTGTGGCCGGATGCAGCCAGTGCAGCATTGGGGGATGATCCTGAAACTTTGAGGAAGATTCACCCGGAAGTTGAGAAACGCGATCGCCCCACTTTCGACAACTTTTTACGTACACCTCTGACTTTAAAACGGATCTACATACTTTCTGTAGGTTCAACTCTGCAAATCAAGCCTCTTCAACCTCCAGCAGCAGTAACCCAACTGATTGCTAATTCTTATATTCCGATGTTAATTGGTCAGAAATTTATCCGAAGTGCTAATGCATCTGTACACTTGCATCAATGTACTCGTCTAATCAACAATCTGCCTATTTACAGTTTAGAACGACCCCGCTCTTTAGAATTGTTGCCTGATGTAGCACATTTGGTAGAAAAAGATTTAGCAGATAAAATCCAACCAGCCATAGCATAG
- a CDS encoding lasso RiPP family leader peptide-containing protein translates to MTSNKKLYVQPKLTVYGEVETLTQGLGDGNTLDKAFPAKTPKKDLTFS, encoded by the coding sequence ATGACTTCTAACAAAAAGCTCTACGTTCAACCCAAGCTTACTGTTTATGGCGAAGTTGAAACTCTGACCCAAGGTCTGGGTGATGGAAATACTTTAGATAAAGCGTTTCCTGCAAAGACTCCCAAGAAGGATTTGACTTTTTCCTAG
- a CDS encoding lasso RiPP family leader peptide-containing protein has protein sequence MINQKKSYEKPKLTVYGEVEVLTQGFGLGLFTDKDFPLSTPKDDLTFS, from the coding sequence ATGATTAATCAAAAGAAGTCCTATGAAAAGCCCAAACTGACTGTTTATGGCGAAGTCGAAGTTCTGACCCAAGGTTTTGGCCTTGGCCTATTTACAGATAAGGATTTTCCCTTATCTACTCCTAAAGATGATCTGACTTTCTCCTAA
- a CDS encoding lasso peptide isopeptide bond-forming cyclase, with amino-acid sequence MSGIIGIYNLDGKLVDHQQLTHMVNILAHRGPDGLDAWCSESVGLGHRMLWTTPESLLEKLPLINDISNLVITADIRIDNRDELIYALELNDSPAEKITDSQLVLAAYEKWGEQCPEYLLGDFAFAIWDQRKQIMFCARDHFGIKPFYYYSSKQTFVFASEIKAIFCLPDVPQQVNEVRIGDYLVSMFHEPEITSYKNIFRLPPAYSMTVSTEGIKLQCYWSLDPNRELRLGSDEEYAQAFREIFTKAVECRLRSAFPIGSHLSGGLDSSSITCMARKLLAENGGQRLHTFSAVFDELTECDERPYINAVIAQGGLEPHYVNGDQLSPLKNLDKMFWHQDEAFYAPNWSMGWALYEAIQKQGVRIIFDGFDGDNVVSDGYGYLSELARAGRWFTLTREVKELAKTFGVNFWGWLWTYVKQYGIKPTISKYPLLRLLQENWQRLTDSKVRQDKQSAKIPAWSTILNPEFVGRIGLEKRHEAWQKLQSNFGQDERERHYRNLTQGLTSFAAEMQDKTCAAFALEQRYPFWDKRLVEFCLSLPAEQKLHLGWNRIVMRRAMADILPVEVQWRRGKANFSPNLVHGLLSLERSRLDKLILNDLGEMAQYVNVDVLKQTYQRFICSQSLSRAKDVHTIWIAVSLTLWLQYAASHRPNELANKS; translated from the coding sequence ATGAGCGGTATCATCGGCATCTACAATCTAGATGGCAAACTGGTTGACCATCAGCAACTGACGCATATGGTCAATATTCTTGCCCACAGGGGGCCAGATGGGTTAGATGCCTGGTGTTCTGAATCTGTTGGTCTGGGTCATCGAATGTTATGGACTACTCCTGAATCTCTATTGGAGAAGTTGCCTTTAATCAATGACATTAGCAATTTAGTCATTACAGCGGATATTCGTATAGATAACCGGGATGAACTTATCTATGCGTTAGAGTTGAATGACTCTCCAGCAGAAAAAATAACTGATAGCCAGCTAGTATTGGCTGCTTATGAAAAATGGGGTGAGCAATGCCCAGAATATCTACTTGGTGATTTTGCCTTTGCGATTTGGGATCAGCGAAAGCAAATAATGTTTTGTGCCAGAGACCATTTTGGGATTAAACCCTTTTATTACTACTCGTCTAAGCAAACTTTTGTTTTTGCCAGCGAGATCAAAGCTATATTTTGTCTCCCAGATGTTCCTCAGCAAGTTAATGAAGTAAGGATAGGTGACTATCTGGTATCAATGTTTCATGAGCCAGAGATTACCTCCTATAAAAATATCTTCCGATTGCCTCCGGCTTACAGTATGACTGTGAGTACTGAAGGAATAAAATTACAATGCTACTGGTCTCTTGATCCTAACCGTGAATTGCGTTTAGGTTCTGATGAAGAATACGCCCAAGCGTTTCGTGAAATTTTTACTAAAGCAGTTGAGTGCCGTCTGCGTAGCGCTTTCCCTATTGGCTCTCATTTGAGTGGTGGATTAGATTCATCTTCTATTACCTGTATGGCGCGAAAACTGCTTGCGGAAAATGGAGGGCAGCGCTTGCATACCTTTTCGGCGGTCTTTGATGAGTTAACGGAATGTGACGAACGCCCTTACATCAATGCAGTTATTGCTCAAGGTGGACTTGAGCCGCATTATGTCAATGGAGATCAACTCAGTCCGTTGAAGAACTTAGACAAGATGTTTTGGCATCAAGATGAAGCCTTTTATGCACCGAATTGGTCTATGGGCTGGGCTTTGTATGAGGCTATTCAAAAGCAAGGTGTTCGTATTATTTTCGACGGTTTTGATGGCGATAACGTCGTATCAGATGGATATGGATATTTAAGTGAACTAGCACGGGCAGGTCGCTGGTTCACTTTGACTAGAGAAGTTAAAGAACTGGCTAAAACTTTCGGTGTAAATTTCTGGGGATGGCTATGGACTTATGTAAAACAGTATGGAATTAAACCAACAATTTCCAAATACCCACTCCTGAGACTATTGCAAGAGAATTGGCAAAGATTGACTGATTCCAAGGTGCGTCAAGACAAGCAATCTGCAAAGATTCCTGCTTGGAGTACTATATTGAATCCTGAGTTTGTTGGGCGTATAGGTCTTGAGAAGCGCCATGAGGCTTGGCAAAAACTTCAGAGTAACTTTGGCCAAGATGAGAGAGAAAGACACTATCGCAATCTTACTCAAGGTTTAACATCATTTGCGGCTGAGATGCAAGACAAGACTTGTGCAGCCTTTGCTCTTGAACAACGCTACCCCTTTTGGGACAAGCGTTTGGTAGAGTTTTGTCTCTCCTTACCTGCTGAACAAAAGCTGCATCTGGGGTGGAACCGGATAGTGATGCGTCGGGCAATGGCTGATATTTTGCCTGTGGAAGTGCAATGGCGTCGAGGTAAGGCGAATTTTTCTCCAAATCTCGTCCACGGTTTGTTATCCCTGGAGCGATCGCGCTTGGACAAGTTAATTCTAAATGATTTAGGAGAAATGGCACAGTATGTAAATGTTGATGTTCTCAAGCAGACATATCAAAGGTTTATCTGTTCACAATCTTTATCGAGAGCAAAAGATGTCCACACAATTTGGATCGCTGTTTCTTTAACTTTATGGTTGCAGTATGCTGCATCACATAGACCTAATGAACTTGCAAACAAGAGTTGA
- a CDS encoding lasso peptide biosynthesis B2 protein has translation MKQLLKLLRLINKDRYLLINSFILLGLVKLGLWLLPFQTLRQLLARISQPNPRLDQAPISKIIWAINVSTRYMPSGAKCLARALVCQVLMTRRGYSPELRIGVAKSQEGKLEAHAWIESQGQVVIGDLKELPRFTQLPSLPGNKI, from the coding sequence ATGAAGCAATTGCTTAAATTGCTACGCCTCATTAATAAAGATCGTTATCTTTTGATAAATAGCTTTATTTTGTTGGGATTAGTCAAATTAGGATTGTGGTTGCTACCATTTCAGACCTTACGGCAACTTTTAGCTAGAATTAGCCAGCCAAACCCAAGGCTAGACCAAGCCCCTATTAGTAAAATTATTTGGGCTATTAATGTCAGCACTCGGTATATGCCCAGTGGTGCTAAATGTCTGGCTCGTGCTTTAGTTTGCCAAGTATTAATGACTCGCCGTGGTTATTCTCCAGAACTGCGTATAGGAGTTGCCAAAAGTCAAGAAGGTAAATTAGAAGCTCATGCGTGGATTGAAAGTCAAGGACAAGTTGTAATTGGTGATCTTAAAGAGCTTCCACGCTTTACCCAACTGCCATCTTTGCCAGGAAACAAGATATGA
- a CDS encoding lasso peptide biosynthesis PqqD family chaperone, with amino-acid sequence MPVQLSTDHSWVVVNKNQIFSELQGEAVILDINSGVYYGLNQVGASIWNLIQDPKTVKEIKDALLAEYEVDPQACETDILVLLEDLATKGLIEIRHEAIA; translated from the coding sequence ATGCCTGTACAATTATCGACTGATCATTCTTGGGTAGTAGTCAATAAGAATCAAATTTTCTCTGAACTACAAGGAGAAGCAGTTATTCTCGATATCAACTCAGGAGTTTACTACGGATTAAATCAAGTAGGAGCTAGTATCTGGAATTTGATTCAAGATCCAAAGACTGTAAAAGAAATTAAGGATGCCTTATTGGCAGAGTATGAAGTTGATCCCCAAGCTTGTGAAACTGACATTTTAGTGTTACTTGAAGACTTAGCAACCAAAGGACTGATCGAGATAAGACATGAAGCAATTGCTTAA